One window of Metopolophium dirhodum isolate CAU chromosome 3, ASM1992520v1, whole genome shotgun sequence genomic DNA carries:
- the LOC132940106 gene encoding protein pelota: MKLIHKDIEKDGKGVIVLIPEEAEDMWQAYNIIRKGDQIRASTIRKVQNESATGSSTSHRVRTTLTISVESVDFDTQACLLRLKGRNIEENEYVKMGAYHTIDLELNRKFTLMKEEWDSIDLGRIEMATDPAQTADVAAVIMQEGLAHVCLISGSRTIVRAKIDQNIPRKRKGDVKQHEKGILRFFDLVMQAILRHIRFDIVKCTIIASPGFVRDQFFEYVMQEAVKTDNKTILENKSKFITAHASSGFKHSLKEVLSNPSIAAKLEDTKALGELKVLDNFYKTLQSESTRAFYGINHVEKANEVLGIETLLITDSLFRSQNIAERKRYVKLVDSVKESGGDVKIFSSMHVTGEQLSQITGVAAILRFPMPELEDDEEEEDGDSDEYTPLPPS; this comes from the exons ATGAAGCTCATTCATAAAGACATAGAAAAGGATGGCAAAGg GGTCATTGTGCTCATACCCGAAGAAGCTGAAGATATGTGGCAggcctacaatattataagaaaaggAGATCAAATTCGTGCATCAACTATAAG AAAAGTACAAAATGAATCAGCTACTGGATCGTCCACTAGCCATCGAGTACGAACAACATTAACTATTAGTGTAGAGTCGGTAGATTTTGACACTCAAGCTTGTCTACTGCGGTTAAAAGGGAGAAATATTGAAGAAAATGAGTATGTCAAA atgGGTGCCTATCATACCATTGATTTGGAATTAAACAGAAAATTTACTCTAATGAAAGAAGAATGGGACTCTATTGATTTAGGAAGAATTGAAATGGCCACCGATCCAGCACag acaGCAGATGTAGCGGCAGTCATAATGCAAGAAGGTTTAGCACATGTATGCTTAATTTCTGGTAGTCGGACAATAGTACGTGCCAAAATTGACCAAAATATACCACGAAAGCGAAAAGGAGATGTAAAGCAACatgaaaaa ggaattttaagatttttcgaCTTGGTGATGCAGGCAATATTGCGTCATATCAGATTTGATATTGTTAAGTGCACAATAATTGCAAGTCCTGGTTTTGTGAGAGATCAATTTTTTGAATATGTGATGCAAGAAGCTGTAAAAACAGATAACAAgacaattttagaaaataaatctaaatttataACTGCCCATGCATCAAGTGGGTTCAAACATTCTTTGAAAG AAGTTCTATCAAATCCATCCATAGCTGCCAAACTTGAAGATACAAAAGCATTAGGTGAATTAAAAGTATTGgataacttttataaaacattGCAATCTGAATCAACTAGAGCTTTTTATGGTATCAATCATGTGGAAAAAGCTAATGAAGTATTAGGAATCGAAACATTACTTATCACCGATAGTTTATTTAG GAGTCAGAATATTGCTGAGCGTAAACGTTATGTTAAACTAGTAGATAGTGTCAAAGAATCTGGGGGtgatgtcaaaatattttcaagcatGCATGTTACTGGAGAAC AATTATCTCAAATTACTGGTGTTGCTGCCATACTACGATTTCCCATGCCCGAGTTAGAAGAcgatgaagaagaagaagatggTGACTCGGATGAATATACACCACTACCACCAAGttga
- the LOC132940103 gene encoding pescadillo homolog yields the protein MPMQKKKFQSGEGARYVTRRAALNKLQLSLKDFRTLCIIKGIYPREPAHRRRAQRGKSGIHILYLKKDILFLLHEPMIWKLRDLQVHLNRLRRAKGMHQKDLIKRYANTIPRVAIDHVVKERYPTFIDALRDMDDALTLCCLFSTFPKLKSIPPNLIALCRRLTVEFMHVCIAARALRKVFISIKGIYFQVEIKGQAITWVIPHNYPHEPQKKQEVDFYTMATFADFYSTALGFVNYRLYHNLNLYYPPRLGSYNAERLEEEILEENETSDRVAALNLPLQKTAEDVEDPADAELDLDTFAVDGDESKAEEARKEYEKVRKLKKLFEGLKVFLNREVPREPLVFALRCFGAQVSWDETTFPEGATFPETDETITHQIVDRPELEKQYISRYYIQPQWVFDCVNARELFPVEKYFIGTPLPPHLSPFTVEYRTQRYVPPEEKALTDPSVIVNKDQELLDEISDNDIEDIEDDKKESEDETMDADDEDLDEFDGEMTEERLAEIKRKKMKVELGMPEVINKGKLRREHNQLKLLKEKMIQKKYRNLYKSMKSGRMKREKEIKLLKYKRRIHERTSVENKRAEIRARRAQAATLM from the exons ATGCCTATGCAGAAGAAAAAG TTTCAATCCGGCGAGGGAGCTAGATATGTCACAAGGCGAGCAGCTTTAAATAAACTCCAGCTATCGTTGAAAGATTTTCGTACACTATGTATAATCAAAGGGATTTATCCAAGAGAACCTGCTCACCGTCGTCGAGCTCAGAGAGGAAAGAGTggtattcatattttgtatCTGAAAAAAGATATACTGTTTCTTCTGCACGAACCTATGATATGGAAATTACGCGATCTTCAA GTTCACTTGAATCGATTACGTCGTGCCAAAGGAATGCATCAAAAAGATTTGATAAAACGATATGCGAATACCATCCCACGTGTAGCCATTGATCATGTAGTAAAAGAACGATATCCAACGTTCATTGATGCATTACGTGATATGGACGACGCTTTAACCCTTTGCTGTTTGTTTTCCACTTTTCCAAAGTTGAAGAGTATTCCTCCAAACTTAATTGCATTATGCCGTCGCCTTACTGTTGAGTTTATGCATGTATGCATTGCAGCACGTGCTTTACGCAAGGTATTCATATCTATTAAGGGAATTTATTTTCAAGTTGAAATAAAAGGCCAAGCTATTACTTGGGTTATCCCTCACAATTATCCACATGAA CCACAAAAAAAGCAAGAGGTTGATTTTTATACTATGGCCACATTTGCAGATTTTTATTCAACTGCATTAGGTTTTGTGAACTACCGTCTTTACCACAATTTAAACCTATACTACCCTCCACGACTTGGTTCATACAATG ccGAGAGACTTGAAGAAGAAATTTTAGAAGAAAATGAAACAAGCGATCGTGTAGCTGCATTAAATTTACCGTTACAGAAAACTGCAGAAGATGTTGAAGATCCGGCAGACGCAGAGTTAGATTTAGATACTTTTGCAGTG GATGGTGATGAATCAAAAGCTGAAGAAGCACGTAAAGAATATGAGAAAGTAAGAAAATTAAAGAAACTGTTTGAAGGACTTAAAGTATTCTTAAACAGAGAAGTTCCCAGAGAGCCTTTAGTATTTGCACTCAGATGTTTTGGAGCTCAAGTGTCTTGGGATGAAACCACATTTCCCGAAGGTGCAACATTTCCAGAAACTGATGAAACTATTACTCATCAAATAGTGGACAGGCCTGAACTTGAGAAACAGTATATTTCAAG ATACTATATTCAGCCTCAGTGGGTGTTTGATTGTGTAAACGCACGTGAACTTTTTCCAgttgagaaatattttattggcaCACCATTACCTCCTCATTTGTCACCATTTACCGTTGAATATCGTACACAACGTTATGTTCCACCTGAAGAAAAAGCCTTAACTGACCCGTCCGTAATAGTTAATAAAG aCCAAGAATTGTTGGACGAAATTTCCGATAATGATATTGAAGACATTGAAGATGATAAAAAAGAATCTGAGGACGAAACCATGGATGCTGATGATGAGGATCTAGATGAATTTGATGGTGAAATGACTGAAGAACGATTAGCtgaaattaaa cGTAAAAAAATGAAGGTTGAGTTAGGTATGCCAGAAGTGATTAATAAAGGAAAACTTAGACGTGAACATAATCAATTGAAACTCCttaaagaaaaaatgattcaaaaGAAATACAGAAACTTATATAAAAGTATGAAGTCTGGTAGAATGAAGAgagaaaaagaaattaaattactgaAATACAAACGACGTATTCACGAAAGAACAAGTGTTGAAAATAAACGTGCAGAAATTAGAGCAAGAAGAGCACAAGCTGCTACATTGATGTAA
- the LOC132941820 gene encoding 26S proteasome non-ATPase regulatory subunit 9 isoform X1, with protein sequence MPSATETKNITRREILDMMNEKEKLEQQLKSLGEVLLSHRVGMDEPLVDDQDFPRNDIDVYQIRLIRNRIICTRNDLKAIMDRIEKSLNAYFTQSNHNEPEQHIHNGHCSLKPDN encoded by the exons atGCCTTCTGCAACTGAAACCAAAAATATAACTAGAAGAGAAATTCTTGACATGATGAATGAAAAGGAAAAACTTGAACAACAATTGAAATCTCTTGGAGAAGTTTTGCTATCG CATAGAGTCGGCATGGATGAACCTTTGGTGGATGACCAAGACTTTCCCAGAAATGACATTGATGTATACCAAATAAGATTAATACGGAATCGTATTATTT GTACACGTAATGATTTAAAAGCCATTATGGACCGtattgaaaaaagtttaaatgcttattttacACAAAGCAACCATAATGAACCCGAACAACACATACATAATGGGCATTGCAGTTTGAAAccagataattaa
- the LOC132941820 gene encoding 26S proteasome non-ATPase regulatory subunit 9 isoform X2, which produces MMNEKEKLEQQLKSLGEVLLSHRVGMDEPLVDDQDFPRNDIDVYQIRLIRNRIICTRNDLKAIMDRIEKSLNAYFTQSNHNEPEQHIHNGHCSLKPDN; this is translated from the exons ATGATGAATGAAAAGGAAAAACTTGAACAACAATTGAAATCTCTTGGAGAAGTTTTGCTATCG CATAGAGTCGGCATGGATGAACCTTTGGTGGATGACCAAGACTTTCCCAGAAATGACATTGATGTATACCAAATAAGATTAATACGGAATCGTATTATTT GTACACGTAATGATTTAAAAGCCATTATGGACCGtattgaaaaaagtttaaatgcttattttacACAAAGCAACCATAATGAACCCGAACAACACATACATAATGGGCATTGCAGTTTGAAAccagataattaa